In Candidatus Nitrospira nitrificans, one DNA window encodes the following:
- a CDS encoding chorismate--pyruvate lyase family protein gives MQKINDFNPMEDLLTAQFALPADLRELNLRTLTPFQRALMVIDGTVTKFIEAYTMEQIEIVRLGQEVRPLTVDNQWLEAEKGSTVLMRQVLLRGKGSYTCYAYAPSLIILDRLPQFIKEGLELEGGGIGRILYGNRWETHRELLWWGKETLKNVPDAIRNMAGVEALSRTYRIIAGGRPIMLINEKFPVHGDAMPAHH, from the coding sequence ATGCAAAAGATCAATGATTTTAATCCAATGGAAGATTTGCTCACGGCTCAATTTGCGCTACCCGCAGATTTACGCGAACTCAATCTTCGAACATTAACTCCGTTTCAACGGGCTCTCATGGTAATCGATGGGACTGTCACCAAATTTATCGAAGCCTATACCATGGAGCAAATTGAAATCGTAAGGTTAGGCCAGGAAGTCAGGCCGTTAACTGTTGATAATCAATGGCTGGAAGCAGAAAAAGGAAGCACGGTGCTCATGCGCCAGGTCTTGTTGCGTGGGAAAGGGAGTTATACGTGTTATGCCTATGCCCCGTCGTTGATTATCCTGGATCGACTGCCCCAGTTTATCAAAGAAGGCCTCGAATTGGAGGGTGGCGGAATCGGCCGCATTCTCTATGGCAACCGTTGGGAGACGCACCGTGAATTGCTCTGGTGGGGCAAAGAGACTCTCAAGAATGTTCCCGATGCCATTCGCAACATGGCCGGGGTAGAAGCACTCAGCAGGACCTACCGCATTATTGCGGGTGGAAGGCCCATCATGTTGATAAACGAAAAATTTCCTGTTCATGGAGATGCAATGCCCGCGCATCATTAA